One segment of Monomorium pharaonis isolate MP-MQ-018 chromosome 6, ASM1337386v2, whole genome shotgun sequence DNA contains the following:
- the LOC118645964 gene encoding uncharacterized protein LOC118645964 encodes MFAYVKFNTECKRHEDKDIVDVTKIKHFNLNKWKNKYHKIKCGTSFCMGLIIFVEDTIDELKKLIATKRVTLPPRNIRESATETDAEDNFTAKKKEKSEEIREVLKQKINDLEKITINEINQENRSIGNKNRKSNQQCISKDKSEKNETKRTTECNILLHYNLEKENKTLKLQILEKNSKIDEQSTQIRELSTLNIELQKNIISYFDEFKGKHEISDMCRERPRYAQYETNTTQIAELVLR; translated from the exons ATGTTCGCatacgtaaaatttaatacggaATGTAAAAGACATGAAGACAAAGATATTGTTgatgttacaaaaattaaacattttaatttaaataaatggaaaaataagTACCATAAAATAAAGTGCGGTACGAGTTTCTGCATGGGCCTCATTATATTTGTAGAAG atactATTGATGAATTAAAGAAACTAATTGCTACGAAAAGAGTCACATTACCACCAAGAAATATAAGAGAATCAGCAACAGAAACTGATGCAGAAGATAATTTTACTGCAAAAAAG aaagaaaaatcggAAGAAATAAGGGAAgtgttaaaacaaaaaattaatgatcttgaaaaaataacaatcaacgaaattaatcaagaaaatcgatcaataggaaataaaaacagaaaatcaAACCAACAATGCATTTca aaggataaatctgaaaaaaatgaaacaaaacgTACGACCgaatgtaacattttattacattataatcttGAAAAGGAAAACAAAACCTTGAAATTACAAATACTAGAAAAGAATAGTAAAATTGATGAACAGTCAACACAGATAAGAGAATTATCTACATTGAATATTgaacttcaaaaaaatattatttcatattttgatgAATTTAAAGGTAAGCATGAAATTTCAGACATGTgtcgggagcgtcccagatatGCACAATATGAAACAAATACCACTCAGATTGCTGAGTTAGTGTTAagataa